The DNA sequence GCGTACAGTTACTTTTAATAATTATGCCACATCCTTCCACCAATCACAACAATCATTTATCTTGGACGATACACATTTAATTTTATTAACTAATcttgtttatcttttaataaccacgcacgGTTTTCATTGTTATCGTCGTAATCTAATGGAAACTTAATCATTATCTCGTTATTTCTAAAAACTCCACAGTCGaatcaccattgcttcatctccagttatgttcccgtatcaaactttcgtcactgacccgggtatgagcattaAATTCAACATCACTTGtttacgcaagttagagaacttcacaatttcttgaagaacaaattcgaagttcgattacatttaagatttcttccatcttgaatctTCCCGACAAATATATTCCCGCGatgaagggatgtttcacgtagtaattgcatgtctaaatcattgttcagaatttcctttaactttgatcgtcgtcccgatactcgtttgctccgttggaagcacacaactttacttccttattttgtaattgaTCTAATTATTACGGTTTACTAACTTTCTCATCAAAATCTTTCAATTCgaagtgcatcgcgttaacgtaaTCTACCGCACTAATGAGATCCCTGTAGCaagaacaactgtctgacttgataccttcgccatgtccacatttgtcggtgtatccattttTTCTTTGCTCGCAGACgtccaccatttatcgatttgcagtcgtatctatgttcgttgtatgATTCCACGTACCACAATACTTCATTTCTTATGAGATCGTCAGAGAACGGACTTTACGCAAGAAGAgagtttgtgaacatgattttgattgagaaacggaataaggaataacaatgtaACAACCGATTGAAAGAATTTGTAACTCAGAAAATTGAAGAAAAAtaagtgaagaatgagacaaccatattcgtactcaagatggccagtctttcatactatatggcatacaacatatgattaggtggcgtcccacccgactcctCGTCATTTCaacaaagcgtcatatcacaatactgtttgtctcaatcaggaatcaagaatctgagaaaagaaacaattcagaaggaatacaagaATTTTTTTCTTTCGTCttcgcctcatataatttatcaatagaagaagctcctacgtattcaagaatcaagaaaacatatactatcgtattagaagaaagaatgtcaatgccgatcaccttccacgctttcCTTACGTATACCTTCAGAAACCATTTGAATGAGAGACTCCCCATTTAGATCACGATATAACTTCAGAATGTCGCCTAGAAATGCTTTCATATCCAATATTGTAATGATCTGACCATAATTGCGTCCTTGCGAAATTTATAATCACTGCTTCGGATTCCAATTATCCCGTGTAAAATtaccatcgatcacgcaacgcctcaatttcgtcgttaaaatatgattcttcttccaccatctagaagattctgccatttccttcaatcatccttcgttcattcgaatcacgaatctcgttaaattttaataattttataaactgggtaaataatattttaatatgttgattcaattattgattttattaaacaacgtcCACTTTCATTTTTCACAACCACTTTTAAACCTTCTCCctgctggtgggtctacttggcccttcgaattaacaacactgagtctaattccattcttcttttaggtcattttctatttgtaataacaagaacataaatagtaaatCGACAACCGATTtataaaactcatttcatgcgaaaaatcttctgaaaattgattaagaaaatcttttccgaaatctcattttaatgttttggaaatcaaatatttggtcgtcattactatataaattacttgctatttttatgatttacccatgaactgtctaattaaaagaatgcccatataagggtctcttcactttggtacctcttccactGTTCATTGGATTCTACTCGCACTTATTGATTGACGTAACTTCATTTATAGTCGTTaatcattttattcgcaattctacCGCAATGCCGACGTCTGGTaatatctttgacattcttgtcatcgtctttgacgttatgcttacaaccacgcatggGATTCGATGTTCTGTCTGTCGATAGGGTCACActttcttgctagtcttacctatacctagtatGGTAGATATCCTTCCTCGCGCAGCTCCCGATACGTGATAAGAACCTTTTTGTAACGGTGGTGCCTTCAAAAcatgcaacgttggttcttcatcagcttccatcaactggttgccttcGACGTGGAACTCATCCtaatacctaattctaagttagaTCATACCGAAATTCACCTAGCATGCCTTTCACGAGTTCTCACAAGAATCATTCGCATTTTTCTCAAAACCGCATAAACAGTTGGGTAACATACCCAATCTCCGTCGATCTGTCAATCCTTCATTACTGAAGAATCTAAgaattcaatatacctatagctTTACGCCATTCACCTTACACTTTCTCAGCAATCCTATCTTGTCAACTCCAgatcggatctgctaaccctaattcgcactcaactcaacttaacctgaGTATGCCTAGAGTTTTTCCTATCATGTatgacctatcattcctatcttactctcacatattcttatttcagtgaccaataacctgcggctctgataccaacttgtaacaacctAAATCCTGGGTCAAGATTTGGTCTCAcaaaacaatctttacataaaataaaagaatattcaattaacccattttatccggatcgtttacaggttctggtatgaaacaagaatctaatcttctacaactttcaacaactaaaatacaaatgtaaatacctttgaactaatgctcgtatcatattcttctaacttcttcaacctctcgcagcggagatttctcgaacttctgctgtctatctaagctattcagttttatccttatctgtttctggcagaaataagaattgacaaagcaagagtgagccaaaaatgaccagcaagtatataatttgagtttcaagcattaatattaaagaaaacttccggacaaaatctcaaaacaattttaaacaattctattttgAATGAGtggagcgaataaacgttggttgtcaccatcctttaactataaatttaaaatcgacaagcgattccccgattcatctcctgaatcagggttctgtccggttttggaatcatgaaaacctttcgagagaggATGCCGTTAAaggcgatcaacaacaaattagactggacactagttcgcatctatattctgctgatcggtcagaatataatgcaaacctatatctcaatatatagatccggTCGGATatccaggcactacggcccatctcgaggcaccagtcatatcccgatcctcaggattaagacacacttaatccccaaaatgtcatcattatccagcccatagagtattttgatgtcaaatcattttgaattcaaaacatcccaattccgggttcgcaaataacccgaaagaatgggtatttgctcaagagagcaatcgaattataggaacaagaataaatgaacatgcataatcagagtaattgcagcgaaatataaaacatttaactatcactactagaaatttgtcaatagacatcgcttattagccgatgtctatttaaaatccaagcgatgtctttgcatgcgatgagaaaggtaggtgcattacacatcgcttattagccgatgtctatacACAGTTTAGACATCATTTTTCTTAACAATGTGATGTATTTTTCTTCAATGTATACCTTCACTATGGTTTCAGTTATTCATTCATATGTCATGTATATCATTTTGAACTTATCACATATAAAGCAATATGATACATTAACATCGAAAAACTTGTTAAACTGATGTGTAACTTAACATATTACATCAGTCTTTTATCAGAAGCGATGTCGTACCTTTCTTTTTTTAATGAAACCGATGTCTTTGTGTGTGTTTAACATCAGTTCTTTTAAAATGTGATATCTATTATATTGTTTTACATCAGTCATTTCTTGTGAGCTGATATATGTGCCTGCTTATGACATCAGTTTATTGTATGAAATGTCTTATTTGACTACATTTTACATCAGTTATTTTGTACATGAAGTgatgtttgtttattttttttattcatgaATCCCCTGTTTCAATCAAATGCTCAAAACCCAAACAAGAGTCATCCAAAAACATACCAACTGccattttaccattccaaaactAACCAAACCAAAACAAACGCAAAAACAAACATACATTCATTGATTTACCATAGATTATACCAATTACGTACATATATCCACCACCAACCAAACTTCATAATCCAAACAAACTACATAACTGCAAAGTATATCTATCTGCAATTACAATGACTATGCATACATCCTGTGTAATTGTACAAAATGGTGCACACCTGCATTATTCGACTGAGTGGGCTTCCTTTTGGGACATTGTTCCTGCAGAGTGATCTTCCCATGCACAGGAACAAGATTGTGATTGCTACTGCAAAAGTAGACACCCCAAATCCCCAGTTCCAGCCTTCATTTTCACTAATCCAGACCAAGAAAGTGACACCAAAGATAGCCCCGGTAATAACAAAAAATAGGAACCAGTTAAAGAAACTAGAAAGGGTATTAGACTCTTCAGGgtctgactcatcaaactggtcTGCTCCCAAGGAAGGAAGCGCCGCTTTTAGTCCACCATCCCCAAATACGACTAAATATAGGCCAGTGTATAGAATCACAGCTTGGCTACTATCTGCAGCCTCACATTGATTTATTAGTAATATCTTAAGCATCTCAAATATTTGCAGAATTCTGAAGATCCAGTGTAGACTATATGTATACAATTGATTCGAGAACTCTTAGAATATAACTTATCATACAATTATTGTATCATTCAACTCAAGATGTTCATATTTCTATGTTATGCAAACAGCTAGATCAAATATGAAGAATTCCAAAAAGAATATGATATAGGGGATAGTCTACCTGTATGGAAAGGACAACAACAATTGTTAAGATCTCCTCGGAACATCCAAGCTCATCTGAAGCTAAGATCATTTTTGAGAACATTGGTTCCCACATAAAGTTAAATATTCTGAGTACTAGAAATCATGAAATCAGTATAAATTATGTTTACTATATGGCTAGGTAGGTGGTTTTGCACTTGGATAACAGAGAGAAGTGCAGAAATTATACCAGGCATCTCATGTGTGTGTGCTCAGGAAGAAAGATAAAATTATTCAATTTTTTAAAGAAAGATATACTGCAACTTACTAATGGAATTTCAGCTATTAGAAAACAAGCTGGTGAAGTAAGTTTGGCATCATCATCAATTACAGAGGAAACAAGACTTGTTCTCTGAATCTCTGGAATCCCCTCTGTAGACAATTCATTGACGTAATACTCCTCTGTGTAGAGCCTATTATCGTATAGCTCAAATTAATATTATTCAACAAAGTCTTGCTCTAAagcaaaatcaaaacaaaaacttAATAAATTTACGAACAAGAACTCATGCAGTGATATTTGAGAAGAATGCCGAAGATGAATTATAATTAAATTCTACCATCCATTTTCAATAACAAAAACACCAAAGAGGTGGAACTTGGACATAATTGCAATAAAAAACAACAGAGATATCTAGTGCCAGAGATAAGCTCAAAAAGTATAAAGATAAAGACATGCATATACATATGAAAGTGTAATATCAAAATCATGAGTTATCGAGCTGTTAAAACCTAGAATGATCAATCAAAGCTGAAATTACATATAATAAACACCTACCGACTAGTATTTTATTCATTAAATCTAGTTGGATAATATAAAGGGAGAAATTATTCAATACTCGGCCTACACAGGTAACCCCTAATTCAAACCAGGAGAGATGCTATGGAAGATATTCACCCATCAATCTATGAAAATTATCAACTCATATCACGCCCTATTTTTCAAGATCTAATTCACTTCAAACTGTGCATACAGTAGGCAGAATTTGGACACAGTATCACACCTAAACCATTAAAATCTTCTTGATATTTAGAATAGATAATAATAATAGGCACAACTTCTAAAAAGAAACTGCTGTCAATAAAATGAGAACTTCTCAGTTCAGCACCTATAACATTTTCCAGGACGTACTCTTCCTGCCCTTCCAGCTCTTTGCCTAGCTGATGCTTTTGATATTGGTGCTACTATCAAATTTTCAACATCTGTAATCTGCAAAGTTGTAATCAGAGTTATGTTAAAAATCAAAGACAATGCTGCATATTTAAATATAATTCATATATGATATATCACAACCAGAAACTGGAGATTACTCTAAGCAAATTTGTACCCAAAGGAACTTACTGCCCAAAATGCAATATACTACATTTGAACTCTTAATGGCCATGTAGCATCTTTTCGACACTGACACAAACTGAATTATTCTGCCTAGGAAAACTAAGAATATCTGAATACATGATTTTAAGATTATAATATGAATTAGTAAACAGActaaacataaatatatttacaaacaacacaaacacaaatatatacaagCACTTGTTATTACATGTAAATCCGTATTTTAACTACACATACAACTACACATGCAACTAAACATTTCAATTTTATATGCATACATACAACTACACAAAATGCAGCCCAAACATATATAAATAGATATGTAAAGAAGAATATACCTAACAAAGCAAGCTCCAAAATCCCAAAAAACACAGCAACAAACTCCAAGACCAAAATCCAACTTAATTAGCTCTGAGATTAAGCTTTAATAAACCCTTAGCTACAAGATTTAGCTCCAAGAAACTCTACTCCTCACCTTAAACTTCAATGAACACACTTAACTCCTTAATCTTCGAATCTGTCACAAAAATTGAAACAAATGAAAAAAAAACATTTGAAAGAAAGACAGTAACAAATTAAGAGATTAGTTGAAGAAATTGAGAGTTTCAATTGGAGATTCAAAGTCTAACCAGAAAGGGGGGAAAGACAGTATGCATATATTTGAGAGTTCTAGGTTTAGCACTCGAGAGGGAAAGGGGGAATGACTGAATgagtttttgtttttgtttttatggagattgtaattttttgtttttgttttgattttgatttatttttaattttatgttataaTGTTATTAAAGTGAATGAGTGAATAGGCGGGATGGGGAAATATACTAAGGGGGGAAAAATTTGGCTAAGGGCGGGGAGCAAAATGGAAAAGCAGCgggctctaattttttaaaattgagcttagacatcggttattatATCAACCGATGTTAAAAAGAAATTGGACATCGGTTTATATGTTAACTGATGTGACGTAGTTTTTAAAAGAACAAATTAGACATCACTTTACTCAAAAGCTGATGTAAGCATACCAAAAAGACATCACTTTTTTTTATGTGATGTAAAAAAGGCTTTTAACATCAGTGACTTTTCTGACTGATGTCTAATGTGCGATGTCTAATGCTGATTTTCTAGTAGtgtattctgaacttagaataggatcgaagaaataattgcagtaatttaaaagaaaaatcaagaatgtttgcagtatttaaaagaaggttcgggaatacttgcctcaataagctttaaccgctattgactttggttcgactctgattgttcggctttatcgtcaaactactatcctattttggatacgatcccaacattcagacccttcagttggaacttcgttgatctcgacgtctaatcattAGATTGTTCCTAGTACGaggtcaaatctcgggtcttccgtctaaaacctacaaggttgaaataccctaattcagataaccgcttaagcttaacatcaaatcgttatTCTATTCTACCTATACGATTTCATAactgaattcatatttatatgtattattgaaatacacatagcaattatggttcccATCTTTGAAAAttggttcggtatttaatttcggaaaatacgtatatttgtcattttaaaaaatagggtaatcgattattcacaaaatatcttgtcacatcggtttcataaagttcaattatatcctcgttcgacgtttccgaaaattacaggttacgtttctgtattttcgaaattaattttcccgaaaatcgggtagcgtttcctctatttatcggcctgcccgtcgaatcatttcgacgtcaaatcacaaccacaACACAATCCACAATCCAATAAACAATACCAACCACCGATATGAATTCAATTATCATGTACTGTTATTCGTATTTAATTTTATTCGTAGGTCTCAGAACcgtgtcatcacagtccaccgtcggctcgccgaggctcttcgccgacggcggtaaaattcacgggtttCCCGTTTATAACGGGCGTCCAACACGAATCCCactgattaattattaaaaaatttccgcacgaatatatttttattttataaattccAATCAAATATTTTCCTGCATACAATATATCCAATAATCCCAAATTAATATCTGCACAATAATTCAGAATCAAATTAACAGTCGAACAGGGCATATTCGAACCACACAAACAACAACACGCACGCGCCTACGCACCGACTGGAAGCAGAACAAGCACGGCCGGACAACCACTGAAGGCCGTCGACCACAACCAGACACACACCCagcacaaacacacacacacacacaacacaaacacacacacacagagcACAAACACGAGTCGATATACACACACCTGAAACACAAGCACCAGGAATAGACTGAATAAGCAATAGGGGAAAGAAGGGAAACAGGGCGGCAGTTTCGCCGGAAAAGAAAAGAGCAACAGCGGCTTACCGGCGGGAACAGGAGAAAACATCCGAAAACAGGAGGAAAGaaataaaagaaagaaagaaaaaggaagGGGAAGAGAGAATCGGGAGAGACTGGGAGAGATCGATTGAGGGAGAGAGGCGAGATCGATGTAACAGGGGGTGGAGATAATTTGGGGGTAGAATTAGGTTTTATATCTATTTTTCCTTCTTTTTattcattatttttattttcattgtTATTTCGTCTCGCTCCTGACTCGCGAATGTGTTATTACGCATCGCGTGCAAAATTcatcgaatatatatatatatatatatatatatatatatatataataattctAAATAATGCTGAATATTTCTTAAAATCTCCAAttattgaaaattaataaaattaaatttttaaaatacttTTAAATCGCACATCAGACCCGCATTTAATCATTTAACGAATACACATGtggttaaataaaagccagaaaatttccaaagaattttaaaattctcgaaatatttaaaagtcaataaaataaaattttcatgatttttgaaacattttggaattaaatactaattttacAGTTAAGTGCAAtccagaaaatcatttaaaaacaaTTAATCCATAAAGTGTTTATTTCTAacttttataaactcctaaaaataattaataaaattataaagcaaccaagataattttagaaataattttagcatttataagaataaatattcaataaaattactttaaaaataaatgaaatccatacagctcgataattaattacaaaCTTAATCTCCGCATCCAATAATTCTCAAACAATTCGTAATATCACAACACATATTTTATCTGTTTAATAATTcactaattatatttatatattggatccgaaaataggttacttagccgctaagtaagacgatacgattttaataccaaatttggataaatATCAAAACGGAgtctcttataaaacactttatacaaaaataaggtaataatgtctcgccttttgagaatatggattcttatcgatatataaaatgatttgcgtatcaaaaatttcacaccgggactcgtacaggtcaaaccgtaccccggattgacaaaatcaaaacatgaaaagtgttcacaattatcagattaggttggaagagtttcgggttgtaaaaacacaaaaacgattgaagtggaatgatttctgattctaaaaagtaattttatatttatgtaaaaataatcattattaatcctataaattctcataaaatcatataataatccaaaaattaccagaaaataccaaaattatctagatttaattctggataattggaaattaaaatatctaaattttatcagaaataaacatccaaatattattatccatcatcaaataatttaccaaaattcacataaaaatcacataataattatttattgataaaaatagttacataaatttcccagacgttacaatcatcccggtaaagcaaacgttgtGGCGGACGTGTTAAGTCAGgaagaaaagttgaatgtgttatcagtacccgaagagatatacaaggaatttcagaaactggaattga is a window from the Apium graveolens cultivar Ventura chromosome 1, ASM990537v1, whole genome shotgun sequence genome containing:
- the LOC141670528 gene encoding protein NRT1/ PTR FAMILY 4.6-like, which translates into the protein MLKILLINQCEAADSSQAVILYTGLYLVVFGDGGLKAALPSLGADQFDESDPEESNTLSSFFNWFLFFVITGAIFGVTFLVWISENEGWNWGFGVSTFAVAITILFLCMGRSLCRNNVPKGSPLSRIMQFWNGKMAVGMFLDDSCLGFEHLIETGDS